Proteins encoded in a region of the Babesia bovis T2Bo chromosome 4 map unlocalized Chr4_2, whole genome shotgun sequence genome:
- a CDS encoding BRIX RNA processing factor 1 family protein yields the protein MAPKKVKGPDPRKQKQAYKAMRKRERRSLKIINLPEPSPRKKRVRSNNPEEKLEPLTIESMRRYDETMVRTDDAEIAAEERIDEFAAHFRGDREPKLYLTSSRRPSEKMRRFIKELLLIIPNIYYFARDENKLEDMVRHATDGGFSAILLITQGQGKLPNGLYICSLPYGPTTFFRLTSLLMASDMKGAGSFTESKCEIILNHFDTRLGRRVGRQIASLFPLDPELEARRVITFHNQRDMIFFRHHRYVFRNMKKCSLKEIGPRFTLKVHSVQEGTFCLDKGLFEFVWRPDMQVDRKRFFI from the exons ATGGCACCTAAAAAGGTTAAGGGTCCCGATCCTCGTAAGCAGAAGCAGGCTTACAAGGCTATGCGCAAGCGGGAGCGTCGATCCCTGAAAATAATCAATCTTCCGGAACCTTCTCCGCGTAAAAAGCGTGTGCGCAGCAATAATCCTGAGGAGAAGCTGGAGCCTTTGACTATAGAGTCGATGCGGCGTTACGATGAGACTATGGTACGTACTGACGATGCCGAAATTGCTGCTGAAGAGCGTATTGATGAATTTGCTGCTCATTTCCGGGGTGATCGTGAACCCAAGTTGTATTTAACTTCATCGAg GCGCCCTAGTGAGAAGATGCGCAGGTTCATTAAAGAGCTGCTGCTTATCATTCCAAACATCTACTACTTCGCG CGGGATGAAAATAAGCTAGAAGACATGGTTCGTCATGCTACTGATGGTGGATTCTCTGCTATTCTACTGATTACTCAAGGTCAGGGCAAACTTCCCAATGGCCTCTATATATGCTCATTACCAT ATGGCCCAACTACGTTCTTTCGGTTAACTAGCCTGTTAATGGCAAGTGACATGAAAGGTGCTGGTTCATTTACTGAGAGTAAATGTGAGATTATTTTGAACCATTTTGACACGCGTCTTGGTAGACGTGTTGGACGTCAGATCGCATCGTTATTTCCACTG GACCCCGAGCTTGAAGCTCGTCGTGTTATTACATTCCACAACCAACGTGATATGATTTTCTTTCGCCATCATAG ATACGTCTTCCGAAACATGAAGAAATGCTCACTCAAGGAAATCGGTCCTAGATTCACCCTGAAGGTACACTCGGTACAG GAGGGTACATTCTGTTTGGACAAGGGTCTTTTTGAGTTTGTATGGCGCCCCGATATGCAAGTTGATCGCAAGAGGTTCTTTATATAA
- a CDS encoding pentatricopeptide repeat domain containing protein — MVEKTFDSQACIATRNRKVTGECRQRYSGTTGKHGCSNKVGEADEQVFTRLKTIFRGPVKCPSRDQSVDSSFTAPSFDPLSKGLYNGESSMQCSTEIGSFDMSTCGGVGALDPIGTLGYGEKVMCLDTLAQALADESESYAHKSGSIFNGETPLTHLASVDTSATQDMLTPLGAGSLEIGCDFADRVGKLLSRCVAGEEVAWEELASLCANEFNIQDTSLSPATLTALLRFCMLKGQLYLAGQLLQVAWYRGVRLSVDEQSHVILSLCSADAIGLARSLIAKLPLNILESEEIMQMFVNGIVNAAKENNYKNVLNFISVLDDTGSSLDHKRAARLIELFVSAIDGDDSPSPELVDAIQRLSSVEAFSRVSLLCRYGVCALLCCAQNNNKVEDSIKVILHSCVSTVGFLEHASKMSSKGFVAVVNRLVSLHLMNGVDLLSALCLGNRVSSCDSAMLEIYEHAQGLLYRMLPPSLHVAGFTGAPLLSVNSIRSFVKLMGTRLPTSMLCICAWVSGVGKEMFSPLVEACLMVEDFTSADAVLKYMVEYYGHIPAPLMVKFLCCHTLNGNFRFVLDRLAKKDKMASCLRERQNRSHVISVAEFGMRVAISLFEFNVASEFHKYCDTAVRISQELSQIMQELPPLLNSRGKVDEFVTFCERINLDDASFSVALDCCLRLKNPKRLLRLITKFRQMGLQPQLQTCGVIIKSLGCCGRIAECKEIWKEMANSQGNEPNEVTYGIMLDAYVNNNRMEEAMDLLQEMKQKGNVKPNTIMYTTLIKGFGQNRQLQRAMSIYDMMVSEGVMRNTVTYNSIIDACARVGDMKAAAALLEEMMMNQVEPDLITFSTIIKGYCVQCNMDQSFQLLSIMYERGIKPDGILYNSLLEGCVKSGRLWLCEKLWEQMRIHGIAPSNFTLTILIKMYGRSGQLDKVFDLVERLPAEYGFTINAHVYTCLMSACITNGRYNTALDIYRCVKDGSVKPDAKTYETLLQGVTRGNLFAEAVDLLRDMYNLDGNHTDQADAVTIQKINPRVLENLFNKVQNARLDPEVMETYRSLGQRLQLLGVNVHVPF, encoded by the coding sequence ATGGTTGAGAAAACTTTTGATTCGCAAGCGTGCATCGCTACACGCAATAGGAAAGTCACTGGTGAATGTAGACAGCGCTACTCGGGCACAACTGGAAAGCATGGTTGTTCAAATAAAGTGGGTGAAGCTGATGAACAGGTTTTCACAAGGCTGAAAACCATATTCCGAGGACCCGTGAAATGCCCTAGCAGGGATCAGAGTGTAGACAGCTCTTTCACGGCCCCCTCATTTGACCCATTATCCAAGGGATTATACAATGGGGAAAGCTCAATGCAATGTTCTACTGAGATTGGTAGTTTCGATATGAGTACTTGCGGCGGAGTTGGTGCCCTGGATCCCATTGGCACATTGGGATACGGGGAAAAGGTAATGTGCCTAGATACACTTGCGCAGGCACTGGCAGATGAATCAGAGTCGTACGCACATAAATCAGGATCGATATTCAACGGCGAAACGCCACTGACGCACCTGGCGTCCGTAGATACGAGCGCTACCCAAGATATGCTGACTCCACTAGGAGCTGGCTCGTTAGAAATAGGGTGCGATTTTGCCGATCGTGTAGGTAAACTGTTATCACGATGCGTTGCGGGCGAAGAGGTGGCATGGGAGGAGTTGGCCAGCCTATGTGCTAACGAGTTCAACATACAGGACACCTCGCTGTCCCCCGCTACCCTTACTGCGCTCCTGAGGTTCTGCATGCTCAAGGGGCAGCTCTATCTTGCCGGTCAACTGTTACAGGTAGCGTGGTATCGCGGAGTACGTCTGTCAGTTGATGAACAGTCCCATGTAATCCTGTCACTATGCTCGGCGGATGCAATTGGGCTTGCGCGTAGCCTCATCGCGAAGCTACCCTTGAATATACTAGAAAGTGAGGAAATAATGCAAATGTTTGTAAACGGTATAGTAAATGCAGCTAAAGAAAACAACTACAAGAATGTTTTGAATTTTATCTCGGTACTGGATGATACAGGCTCCAGCCTGGATCACAAACGTGCTGCAAGGTTAATTGAACTATTCGTAAGTGCGATTGATGGAGACGACTCACCTTCACCCGAATTGGTAGATGCTATACAGAGGCTGAGCTCCGTAGAGGCGTTCTCTAGGGTCTCACTGCTGTGTCGCTACGGTGTTTGTGCGTTGCTGTGTTGTGCCCAGAACAACAATAAGGTAGAGGACAGCATAAAGGTTATACTTCACAGTTGCGTCTCCACCGTTGGGTTCCTGGAGCATGCTAGTAAAATGTCATCAAAAGGGTTCGTTGCAGTGGTTAACCGCCTAGTTTCATTACACCTGATGAATGGCGTTGACCTTTTGTCTGCGCTGTGTCTTGGTAATCGTGTATCATCCTGTGATTCCGCGATGTTGGAGATTTATGAGCATGCCCAGGGCCTGCTCTACAGAATGCTGCCACCATCTTTACACGTAGCCGGATTCACGGGAGCGCCTTTACTCTCGGTTAACAGTATCCGGTCTTTCGTGAAACTCATGGGAACACGTCTGCCAACATCGATGCTGTGCATATGCGCATGGGTATCAGGAGTTGGCAAGGAGATGTTTTCCCCTCTAGTAGAAGCATGTCTTATGGTCGAGGACTTCACCTCAGCTGATGCTGTGCTCAAGTACATGGTGGAGTACTACGGCCATATACCAGCACCGCTCATGGTCAAGTTCCTGTGCTGCCACACGCTGAATGGTAATTTCCGCTTTGTGCTGGACAGACTTGCCAAGAAGGACAAGATGGCTTCGTGTCTCCGAGAACGTCAAAATCGCTCCCACGTCATAAGCGTGGCGGAATTTGGCATGCGTGTTGCGATATCGCTTTTCGAGTTTAACGTAGCCAGTGAATTCCACAAGTACTGCGATACCGCTGTTAGGATCAGCCAGGAGTTGTCCCAGATAATGCAAGAGCTCCCGCCACTACTTAACTCCAGGGGTAAAGTGGATGAGTTTGTGACTTTCTGTGAACGAATTAACTTGGATGACGCCAGTTTTTCGGTGGCACTTGATTGTTGCTTGAGGTTGAAGAACCCAAAGCGTTTGTTGCGACTGATTACTAAGTTCCGCCAGATGGGATTGCAGCCGCAGTTGCAGACGTGCGGAGTCATTATAAAGTCGCTGGGCTGCTGTGGGCGAATAGCTGAATGTAAGGAAATATGGAAGGAAATGGCGAATAGCCAGGGAAATGAACCAAACGAAGTTACATATGGCATCATGCTTGATGCATACGTGAACAATAACCGTATGGAAGAAGCCATGGATTTACTACAGGAAATGAAGCAAAAGGGTAATGTAAAACCCAATACTATCATGTACACCACGCTCATTAAAGGATTTGGGCAAAACCGCCAGCTGCAGCGGGCAATGAGTATCTACGATATGATGGTCTCAGAAGGAGTTATGCGGAACACAGTCACGTACAACTCGATTATCGACGCTTGTGCACGAGTGGGCGATATGAAGGCAGCTGCCGCACTGCTGGAGGAAATGATGATGAACCAGGTAGAACCAGACCTAATCACTTTCTCGACCATCATCAAAGGATATTGTGTCCAGTGCAATATGGACCAGTCGTTCCAATTACTGAGTATAATGTATGAGCGTGGAATCAAACCCGATGGGATTTTGTACAACAGTCTACTAGAAGGTTGCGTAAAAAGCGGACGCCTATGGCTCTGTGAGAAGTTATGGGAGCAGATGCGCATACACGGCATCGCGCCTTCTAATTTCACACTAACAATCTTGATCAAAATGTACGGTCGCAGTGGTCAGCTGGACAAGGTATTTGACCTAGTGGAGCGCCTGCCCGCGGAGTACGGGTTCACTATTAACGCACATGTATACACGTGCTTAATGAGTGCATGTATAACCAACGGGAGGTACAATACTGCATTGGATATCTACCGATGCGTCAAGGACGGTAGCGTCAAACCAGACGCTAAGACCTATGAAACATTGCTACAGGGAGTAACACGAGGCAACCTATTTGCCGAAGCCGTTGACCTATTGCGTGATATGTACAATTTAGACGGCAACCACACAGATCAAGCGGATGCAGTAACAATACAGAAAATAAACCCCCGTGTCTTGGAAAATCTATTTAACAAGGTGCAGAATGCGCGCCTGGACCCAGAAGTAATGGAAACTTATCGCTCTCTCGGCCAACGTTTGCAGTTGCTAGGTGTCAATGTGCACGTGCCGTTCTAA
- a CDS encoding putative cytochrome oxidase biogenesis protein 1-1 (OXA1) produces the protein MYITELQRTLGHFTVKSHSAVLLSACNLTRHCGILDGFGLLHGRHRYISSGSSTLNPGSFWTSNRSKQSSLDAQSSTTVDTSQRNGASSDNESAPLPCSTASTVELTPLGESDGHISDPVQEALFELVESHNGNRKGIIQRMLPVEFMRDVLTNIHESTGLSWATTITLLTLTMKVAFIPLWAMGERARRNNAHLVPIATELQERLAEARKEGNVKKSMEIQRIMYKQMLRKSFLKSAGLQILAAGTQGLTFAWVYGGLKMFAIEPRICPDFVMESPLWLKSLALPDPYYIFPATLYALMMSIYEMNRVTAERMRKSSGKESNAMREQEERQVKMKYFTRAALGMFALFSCSMTSSTFFYLIPSFMFQTILRYLTQGGPAAKALRLPIPVIPPSTKSDTKRMQKVKGF, from the coding sequence TATATTACCGAACTTCAACGCACATTAGGCCACTTCACGGTCAAATCGCATTCTGCAGTGCTATTGAGCGCTTGTAACCTAACTAGGCACTGCGGAATATTGGATGGTTTTGGGTTACTTCATGGGCGGCACAGATACATATCGTCGGGGTCTAGCACTTTGAATCCAGGATCATTCTGGACTAGCAATAGGAGCAAGCAATCTTCTTTGGATGCCCagagtagtaccactgtaGATACATCCCAACGCAATGGAGCCTCGAGTGATAACGAGAGTGCTCCATTGCCTTGTTCCACGGCAAGTACCGTGGAATTAACTCCATTGGGTGAATCAGATGGACACATAAGTGACCCGGTACAAGAAGCTTTATTCGAGCTTGTGGAATCCCATAATGGCAACCGAAAGGGTATTATACAGCGGATGCTGCCAGTGGAGTTTATGCGGGATGTACTTACAAACATTCACGAGTCCACTGGGTTATCGTGGGCGACAACAATCACGCTATTGACGTTGACCATGAAGGTTGCATTCATACCACTATGGGCAATGGGTGAGCGTGCAAGGCGCAATAACGCCCACCTGGTACCTATCGCAACGGAGTTACAGGAACGACTAGCTGAGGCTAGGAAGGAAGGTAACGTGAAGAAATCGATGGAAATACAGCGAATCATGTACAAGCAGATGCTTAGAAAGAGTTTTTTGAAAAGTGCGGGTTTGCAGATCCTAGCTGCTGGAACCCAGGGGCTTACTTTTGCCTGGGTATACGGTGGCCTTAAAATGTTTGCCATCGAGCCTCGGATATGCCCTGATTTTGTAATGGAGAGCCCGCTATGGCTCAAGAGTCTGGCTCTACCAGACCCGTATTACATATTCCCCGCTACGCTGTATGCACTCATGATGTCGATATACGAAATGAACCGTGTTACCGCGGAGCGAATGCGCAAATCATCGGGTAAGGAGAGCAATGCCATGCGGGAGCAGGAGGAGCGCCAGGTGAAGATGAAGTACTTCACCCGTGCGGCTCTGGGCATGTTTGCATTATTTAGCTGCAGCATGACCTCCAGTACATTCTTCTACTTGATCCCATCGTTTATGTTTCAGACCATACTGCGGTACCTAACTCAGGGCGGTCCTGCAGCCAAAGCGCTGCGGTTACCCATTCCCGTCATACCGCCGAGTACCAAGTCAGATACCAAACGTATGCAAAAGGTGAAGGGATTTTAG
- a CDS encoding prohibitin BT1 folate/biopterin transporter family protein — translation MIGNLADDTDSVLFVNPKIVKRTPEGSPRVQSEHDEGLLRVPPQRRTLNEVISCIIAMLHGVEVFTSLPVLYLYKDDFQLGPAMLIFILGLVRIPMNIKILFAFLSDGVPIFGSRRRSYLIIGSLLCLASNFILGLCAHTSLLWTTVLLAVSSLGMALCSVIGEALIIESGRRQNNDQVTKTISTFCAFRKLTFAGMSYLSSVLIMIMHKKQLFLMCSVIPLVVLISAFFIKEDELSPQLSVKEQWNKLLNFIGKPEIKRPSIFLFISMLVPSAGTALFYFMTEELHFDPELFGRFAAIQAFASLIGVYVYAYIFRECSIRKLYVWTTLFVSLCCMLSLVLVKRWNLALGIPDTAFVITDSSLLQLVGEINSLPIFIMATRLCPPGIESSMYSFLWTAQFLGLDVSTYISSLLTYAFGIGTNHFDGLVQLIIFCAVAHIIPIFFVYLLPDRIPRKVEDDDADTIPCLQDGDVGDQMKDM, via the exons A TGATTGGTAATTTGGCGGACGACACCGACAGTGTGCTGTTCGTGAACCCGAAGATCGTCAAGAGGACTCCCGAGGGTTCTCCGCGCGTACAATCCGAACATGATGAGGGATTATTGCGTGTACCTCCGCAGAGGAGGACTTTAAACGAAGTTATTTCTTGTATCATTG CTATGCTCCATGGTGTTGAGGTGTTCACGTCATTGCCAGTGCTATATCTCTACAAGGATGACTTCCAACTTGGGCCAG CCATGCTCATATTTATCCTGGGTTTAGTTCGCATTCCCATGAACATTAAGATCCTCTTTGCATTTCTCAGCGATGGCGTGCCAATATTCGGCAGCAGGCGTCGCAGTTATCTGATTATCGGTAGCTTGCTGTGCCTAGCTTCTAACTTTATCCTTGGACTCTGCGCCCACACGTCACTGCTGTGGACTACAGTACTCCTCGCAGTGTCTTCCCTTGGCATGGCA CTCTGTAGTGTTATCGGGGAGGCACTGATCATTGAATCTGGTCGTCGTCAAAATAATGACCAGGTTACCAAGACGATATCCACTTTCTGTGCTTTCAGGAAACTTACCTTTGCCGGGATGTCATATCTCTCCAGTGTATTGATTATGATCATGCATAAAAAG CAACTATTCCTGATGTGCTCGGTTATACCTCTGGTGGTCCTCATCAGCGCATTTTTCATTAAGGAGGACGAACTCTCACCTCAGCTATCTGTCAAAGAGCAGTGGAACAAGCTATTAAACTTTATCGGAAAACCAGAGATCAAGAGGCCAAGCATATTCCTATTCATTAGTATG TTGGTACCTTCGGCTGGAACGGCACTATTCTACTTTATGACTGAGGAGTTGCACTTCGACCCCGAGTTGTTTGGTAGATTTGCTGCCATTCAAGCTTTTGCCAGCCTTATCGGTGTCTATGTCTATGCCTATATATTTAGAGAATGTAGTATCAGGAAGCTATACGTGTGGACTACTTTGTTCGTGTCGCTGTGCTGTATGCTCAGTTTGGTCCTGGTCAAGCGATGGAACCTTGCCCTAGGGATTCCTGACACCGCATTTGTCATTACCGATAGCTCACTTCTGCAGCTAGTTGGAGAGATCAACTCGCTGCCTATATTCATCATGGCAACCAGGTTATGCCCGCCAGGTATCGAGTCTAGTATGTACTCATTCCTGTGGACCGCGCAGTTCCTCGGATTGGATGTTAGCACTTACATCTCGTCGCTGCTGACCTATGCCTTTGGTATTGGTACTAACCACTTCGACGGGTTGGTTCAACTCATTATATTCTGCGCCGTGGCACATATCATACCTATATTCTTTGTCTACCTACTACCGGATCGTATCCCTAGGAAGGTGGAGGACGACGATGCCGACACTATACCGTGCCTTCAAGATG GTGATGTTGGCGACCAGATGAAGGATATGTAA
- a CDS encoding putative Prohibitin-4 mitochondrial encodes MEKLVRRLGKLSVLAGSVALVPSTCLVDVDGGQRVVMFNRFAGGVSEKTLGEGSHFYLPWFQMPHIYDIRTKPKVINTTTGTRDLQMVSISLRLLYRPITENLPRIHQKLGPDYDERVLPSISNEVLKAVVARYNAESLLTQRDQVSSDIRMAITARAKQFDIKLDDVAITHLSYGKDFSKAIEQKQVAQQESERVKFIVQKSEQEKIAAIVKAEGEAEAANLISRAIQEHGTGMLEIRKLEAAKEIAETLASSKNIAYVPNTTNILLNASNM; translated from the coding sequence atggaGAAGTTAGTTAGAAGGCTGGGCAAGCTATCGGTTCTTGCGGGATCTGTCGCGCTGGTACCAAGTACCTGTCTTGTTGATGTTGACGGCGGCCAGCGCGTAGTCATGTTTAATCGGTTTGCCGGCGGTGTAAGCGAGAAGACACTGGGTGAAGGTAGCCATTTCTATCTCCCGTGGTTCCAGATGCCACACATCTACGATATCAGGACTAAGCCTAAGGTTATCAATACAACCACGGGTACCAGGGATCTACAGATGGTATCCATCAGTCTGAGGCTTCTATACAGGCCAATTACCGAGAACTTGCCCCGTATACACCAGAAACTGGGTCCGGACTATGACGAACGTGTGCTTCCATCCATTAGCAACGAGGTTCTAAAGGCAGTTGTAGCCAGGTACAACGCTGAGTCTCTGCTGACACAAAGGGATCAGGTGTCCTCCGATATCCGCATGGCCATTACAGCTCGTGCCAAGCAGTTCGATATCAAATTGGATGACGTTGCCATAACTCACCTGAGTTACGGTAAAGATTTCAGCAAGGCCATTGAGCAGAAGCAAGTAGCTCAACAGGAGTCCGAGCGCGTGAAGTTCATTGTACAGAAAAGTGAGCAGGAGAAAATCGCCGCCATTGTAAAGGCTGAGGGTGAAGCTGAGGCTGCCAACCTTATATCGCGGGCCATTCAGGAACACGGCACTGGTATGTTAGAGATACGGAAGCTGGAGGCCGCTAAGGAAATTGCGGAAACACTGGCATCCTCCAAAAACATCGCCTACGTGCCAAATACCACAAATATCTTACTTAACGCCTCAAACATGTAA